The following proteins are co-located in the Pseudomonas antarctica genome:
- a CDS encoding YecA family protein, translating to MPIQNSPYDAFSKLLSSSGHPCSPAELHGVLLGRSCTGVGFDADNWLADVAELLETEPTENVRNALIGLQEMVKGELTGDDVTVVLLLPTDDAPLTERAAALGQWCQGFLHGFGVNAGGLELSTDAKEVLQDLAAISQVQDALEESEDGEGDYMEVMEYLRVAPLLLFTETKKSAEPAAPKPSLH from the coding sequence ATGCCTATTCAGAACTCCCCGTACGACGCTTTTTCCAAACTGCTGAGCTCCAGCGGTCATCCTTGCTCGCCTGCCGAACTGCACGGCGTGTTGTTGGGCCGCAGCTGCACGGGTGTTGGCTTCGATGCCGACAACTGGCTGGCTGATGTGGCCGAGCTGCTGGAAACCGAACCGACCGAGAACGTGCGTAACGCGCTGATCGGCCTGCAAGAGATGGTCAAGGGCGAGCTGACCGGTGATGACGTCACCGTAGTCCTGCTGTTGCCGACCGACGACGCGCCACTCACCGAACGCGCTGCGGCGCTGGGCCAATGGTGCCAGGGTTTCCTCCACGGCTTCGGCGTGAACGCCGGCGGCCTGGAACTGAGCACCGATGCCAAGGAAGTGTTGCAAGACTTGGCGGCCATCTCCCAGGTGCAAGATGCCCTGGAAGAGTCCGAAGACGGCGAAGGCGACTACATGGAAGTGATGGAATACCTGCGCGTCGCGCCGCTGCTGCTGTTCACCGAGACCAAAAAATCCGCTGAGCCCGCTGCACCCAAGCCTTCGCTGCATTAA
- a CDS encoding ABC transporter permease, translated as MHKLAHILRLGIKELTSLRHDSVLLLFLAYAFTVAIYMPAAGSVIGVHNASVAFVDEDHSALSRQMAEALQPPEFQPPVPLAYDQLDKVMDSGEYTFVINVPANFQADVLAGRQPGVQVNVDATAMSQAFMGAGYIGRIFQRELLSYSGQANASQTLPALLTTRALFNTNLEGGWFLAVIQIVNNITILAIVLTGTALLREREHGTLDHLLVLPLTALEIMLAKIWSNMLVVVLCTWLSLELVVKGLLGVPLAGSMSLFLFVTALYLFASTALGIFLATLARSTPQFGLLAIPVIIPMLLLSGGSTPLDSMPEWLQWVMQGSPSTHFVSLSAAILFRDAGVSVVWPDLLALAAIGLVFFAVALARFRKSLAS; from the coding sequence ATGCACAAGCTCGCTCACATCCTGCGCCTGGGTATCAAGGAACTCACCAGCCTGCGCCACGACAGCGTGTTGCTGCTGTTTCTGGCCTACGCCTTTACTGTTGCGATCTACATGCCCGCCGCCGGCTCGGTAATTGGCGTGCACAACGCCAGCGTGGCCTTTGTCGATGAAGACCACAGCGCGCTGTCGCGGCAGATGGCCGAAGCATTGCAACCGCCGGAGTTTCAACCACCGGTGCCGCTGGCCTATGACCAACTGGATAAGGTCATGGACAGCGGCGAGTACACCTTCGTGATCAACGTGCCGGCAAATTTCCAGGCCGACGTGTTGGCCGGGCGGCAACCGGGCGTGCAGGTGAACGTCGATGCCACGGCGATGAGCCAGGCGTTCATGGGCGCAGGCTACATCGGCAGGATTTTCCAACGTGAGCTGCTGAGCTACAGCGGCCAGGCCAATGCCAGTCAGACGTTACCCGCGCTGCTGACCACCCGGGCGCTGTTCAACACCAACCTGGAAGGCGGCTGGTTCCTGGCGGTGATCCAGATCGTCAACAACATCACCATCCTGGCCATCGTGCTGACCGGCACCGCGCTGCTGCGCGAGCGCGAGCACGGCACGCTTGATCATTTATTGGTACTGCCGCTGACCGCACTGGAAATCATGCTGGCGAAAATCTGGAGCAACATGCTGGTGGTGGTGCTGTGCACCTGGCTGTCCCTGGAGCTGGTGGTCAAAGGCTTGCTCGGCGTGCCGCTGGCCGGGTCCATGAGCCTGTTCCTGTTTGTGACGGCGCTGTATCTGTTTGCGAGTACCGCACTGGGGATCTTCCTCGCCACCCTCGCTCGCTCGACGCCGCAATTCGGTTTGCTGGCAATTCCGGTGATCATCCCAATGCTGTTGCTGTCCGGTGGCAGCACGCCGCTGGACAGCATGCCCGAGTGGCTACAGTGGGTGATGCAGGGCTCGCCGTCGACGCACTTTGTGAGCCTGAGCGCAGCGATTCTGTTCCGGGATGCGGGCGTGAGTGTGGTGTGGCCGGACTTGCTGGCGCTGGCGGCGATTGGCCTGGTGTTTTTTGCGGTGGCGTTGGCCAGGTTTCGCAAAAGCCTGGCTTCTTAA
- a CDS encoding NADPH:quinone oxidoreductase family protein → MKAVLCKAFGPAETLVLEEIASPAIKKNEILLDVHAAGVNFPDTLIIEGKYQFKPPFPFSPGGEAAGVVSEVGEKLSHLKVGDRVMALTGWGSFAEQVAVPGYNVLPIPPSMDFNTAAAFSMTYGTSMHALKQRANLQPGETLLVLGASGGVGLAAVEIGKAMGARVIAAASSADKLAVAKAAGADELINYSEANLKDEIKRLTDGNGVDVIYDPVGGDLFDQAVRGIAWNGRLLVVGFASGRIPELPVNLALLKGASVVGVFWGSFAQRQPQDNAANFQQLFTWYAEGKLKPLVSQVYPLEQAAHAINDLGQRKAVGKVVVQIR, encoded by the coding sequence ATGAAAGCTGTGCTGTGCAAAGCCTTCGGCCCCGCCGAAACCCTGGTGCTGGAAGAGATCGCCAGCCCGGCGATCAAGAAGAACGAAATCCTGTTGGACGTGCACGCGGCCGGGGTCAATTTCCCGGACACCCTGATCATCGAGGGCAAATACCAGTTCAAGCCGCCTTTCCCATTCTCGCCGGGTGGCGAAGCGGCCGGCGTGGTCAGTGAAGTCGGTGAAAAACTCAGCCACTTGAAAGTCGGCGACCGGGTCATGGCCCTGACCGGCTGGGGCAGCTTTGCCGAGCAGGTCGCCGTGCCGGGCTACAACGTGCTGCCGATCCCGCCGAGCATGGATTTCAACACCGCCGCGGCCTTCAGCATGACCTACGGCACTTCGATGCACGCCTTGAAACAAAGGGCCAACCTGCAACCCGGCGAAACCCTGTTGGTACTCGGTGCCTCGGGTGGCGTGGGCCTGGCTGCCGTGGAAATCGGTAAAGCCATGGGCGCCCGGGTAATCGCCGCCGCCAGCAGTGCAGACAAACTGGCCGTAGCCAAGGCCGCCGGCGCGGACGAGTTGATCAACTACAGCGAAGCCAACCTTAAGGACGAAATCAAGCGCCTGACCGACGGCAACGGTGTCGATGTGATCTACGACCCGGTAGGCGGCGATCTGTTTGACCAAGCTGTTCGTGGTATCGCCTGGAACGGCCGTTTGTTGGTGGTGGGCTTTGCCAGCGGGCGCATTCCCGAGCTGCCGGTGAACCTGGCGCTGCTCAAGGGTGCGTCCGTGGTGGGGGTGTTCTGGGGCTCGTTCGCCCAGCGCCAGCCGCAGGACAATGCGGCGAACTTCCAGCAGTTGTTCACCTGGTACGCCGAGGGCAAGTTGAAGCCGTTGGTGTCGCAGGTGTATCCGCTGGAACAGGCTGCCCACGCGATCAACGACCTGGGGCAGCGCAAGGCGGTGGGCAAGGTCGTCGTTCAGATCCGGTAA
- a CDS encoding TIGR02449 family protein — protein sequence MEDTELQALMARLELLIDRVEQLKSQNGLLLAQEKTWREERAHLIEKNEIARRKVESMISRLKALEQDS from the coding sequence ATGGAAGACACCGAACTGCAAGCGCTGATGGCCAGACTCGAGTTGCTAATTGATCGGGTCGAGCAACTTAAGAGTCAAAACGGACTCCTATTAGCTCAGGAAAAGACCTGGCGCGAGGAACGCGCTCACCTCATTGAAAAAAACGAAATCGCCCGGCGTAAGGTCGAATCGATGATTTCGCGCCTGAAGGCCCTGGAGCAAGACTCATGA
- the rbbA gene encoding ribosome-associated ATPase/putative transporter RbbA, with protein sequence MTDLALHATGINHRYGKQQALVDIAFSLPAGTRCGLIGPDGAGKSSLLGLIAGVKKLQAGQLEVLGGSIEDRHHRNSLYPRIAFMPQGLGGNLYPELSISENIRFFATLFGLSKADCEQRMHNLLLATDLARFAERPAGKLSGGMKQKLGLCCALIHDPDLLILDEPTTGVDPLSRRRFWELVETVRHERPQLTLLVATAYMEEAEQFEHCLMLDRGKLIADGLSSELAAATPSGKLDEAFTHFQGDSAHNNQPLVIPPRNSDNTDIAIEAHDLTLRFGDFTAVDKVSFAIGRGEIFGFLGSNGCGKTTTMKVLTGLMPATEGSATLLGNPVNAKDLATRKRVGFMSQSFSLYGELSVRQNLVLHAQLFDLPKADAGPRIDELIKRVDLSDVAEQPSGELPLGLRQRLSLAVAVLHRPEVLILDEPTSGVDPAARDDFWRLLIELSREQGVTIFLSTHFMNEAQRCDRISLMHAGKVLACDTPDALQKQFHGDTLEAAFVTCLEQAQGEPEPAAPSATVSDTGAAPVSKHGFSLARLLAVAGREGKELLRDKVRMAFALLGAMFMMVIFGYGISLDVENLAFAVYDQDQTPQSRAYLEAFRSSRYFAEQAPISDANELHRRLQRSEIKLALEIPPGFGRDLYAGRQPTVAAWLDGGMPFRAETSRNYVEAVHLGNLQQLAALSSLPLNAPATAKLETRFRYNQDVVSVNAIGPGVMALILAFIPAMLTALGIVREKELGSITNFYATPLTRLEFLLGKQAPYLAVSLVNLALLVAMNRWLFGVPFKGSGLTLAFGGLLYVLATTSMGLLISAFTRTQIAAILGTMIITSLPTIQFSGLIVPRSSLEGAAALMGTLFPAGHFLDIAVGTFTKALDLRQLWPQCLALFGFFVGFTGLSLIMLKKQEA encoded by the coding sequence ATGACCGACCTGGCGCTGCACGCCACGGGGATCAACCACCGCTACGGCAAGCAACAGGCACTCGTCGATATCGCCTTCAGCCTGCCCGCCGGCACACGCTGCGGCTTGATCGGCCCGGATGGCGCGGGCAAGTCGAGCCTGCTGGGGCTGATCGCCGGAGTTAAAAAGCTTCAGGCGGGGCAACTGGAAGTACTCGGTGGCTCTATCGAAGACCGCCACCACCGCAACAGCCTGTACCCACGCATCGCCTTCATGCCCCAAGGCCTGGGCGGCAACCTGTACCCCGAACTGTCCATCAGCGAGAACATCCGTTTCTTCGCCACACTGTTCGGTTTGTCAAAAGCCGATTGCGAGCAGCGCATGCACAACCTGCTGCTGGCCACCGACCTCGCGCGCTTCGCCGAGCGCCCGGCCGGCAAGCTGTCCGGTGGCATGAAGCAGAAACTCGGCCTGTGCTGCGCGCTGATCCACGACCCGGACCTGCTGATCCTCGACGAGCCCACCACCGGCGTCGACCCACTGTCGCGCCGACGCTTTTGGGAGTTGGTCGAAACCGTACGCCACGAACGCCCGCAGCTGACGCTGCTGGTGGCCACGGCCTACATGGAAGAAGCCGAGCAGTTCGAACACTGCCTGATGCTGGATCGCGGCAAACTGATCGCCGACGGCCTCAGCAGCGAATTGGCGGCCGCGACACCCAGCGGCAAGCTGGATGAGGCCTTTACCCACTTCCAGGGCGACAGTGCCCACAACAATCAGCCGCTGGTGATTCCGCCGCGTAACAGCGATAACACCGATATCGCCATCGAAGCCCACGACCTGACGCTGCGTTTTGGTGATTTCACCGCGGTGGATAAAGTCAGCTTCGCCATCGGCCGAGGTGAGATTTTCGGCTTCCTGGGCTCTAACGGTTGCGGCAAGACCACCACCATGAAAGTCCTCACCGGGCTGATGCCGGCCACCGAAGGCAGCGCCACGCTGCTCGGCAACCCGGTGAATGCCAAGGACCTGGCGACCCGCAAGCGCGTGGGTTTCATGTCGCAAAGTTTTTCGTTGTACGGCGAACTCAGCGTGCGCCAGAACCTGGTGCTGCACGCGCAACTGTTCGACTTGCCCAAGGCTGATGCCGGCCCGCGGATCGACGAGCTGATCAAGCGCGTCGACCTCAGTGATGTAGCCGAGCAGCCGTCCGGCGAGTTGCCGCTGGGCCTGCGCCAGCGCCTGTCATTGGCCGTGGCGGTGCTGCATCGCCCGGAAGTGCTGATCCTCGATGAGCCCACCTCGGGCGTCGACCCGGCGGCGCGGGATGATTTCTGGCGATTGCTGATCGAGCTGTCCCGCGAACAAGGCGTGACGATCTTCCTGTCCACCCACTTTATGAACGAGGCCCAACGCTGCGACCGCATCTCCCTGATGCACGCGGGCAAGGTGCTCGCCTGCGACACGCCCGACGCACTGCAAAAGCAATTCCATGGCGACACCCTCGAAGCTGCGTTCGTCACCTGCCTGGAGCAGGCACAAGGCGAACCGGAACCTGCCGCGCCGAGCGCAACCGTCAGCGATACCGGCGCAGCGCCCGTCAGCAAACACGGTTTCAGCCTGGCTCGGCTATTGGCCGTGGCGGGCCGCGAAGGCAAGGAGCTGCTGCGCGATAAAGTGCGCATGGCCTTCGCCCTGCTGGGGGCGATGTTCATGATGGTGATCTTCGGCTACGGGATTTCCCTGGACGTGGAAAACCTCGCCTTCGCCGTCTACGACCAGGACCAGACCCCGCAGAGCCGTGCCTACCTGGAAGCCTTTCGCAGTTCGCGCTACTTCGCCGAACAAGCGCCCATCAGCGACGCCAATGAATTGCACCGTCGCCTGCAGCGCTCTGAAATCAAACTGGCGCTGGAAATCCCGCCCGGCTTTGGCCGCGACCTCTACGCCGGTCGCCAACCCACGGTAGCCGCGTGGCTCGACGGCGGCATGCCGTTTCGCGCGGAGACCAGCCGCAACTATGTGGAAGCCGTGCACCTGGGCAACCTCCAGCAACTGGCCGCGCTGAGCAGCCTGCCCTTGAACGCCCCAGCCACCGCCAAGCTCGAAACGCGCTTTCGCTATAACCAGGACGTGGTCAGCGTGAATGCCATCGGCCCGGGCGTGATGGCGCTGATCCTGGCGTTTATCCCTGCGATGCTCACCGCGCTGGGCATCGTGCGCGAGAAAGAGCTGGGCTCGATCACCAACTTCTATGCCACGCCCCTGACCCGCCTGGAATTCCTGCTGGGCAAACAGGCCCCCTATCTGGCCGTGAGCCTGGTCAACCTGGCGCTGCTGGTGGCGATGAACCGCTGGCTGTTCGGTGTACCGTTTAAAGGCAGCGGGTTGACCCTGGCATTTGGCGGCTTGCTGTATGTGCTGGCCACAACGAGCATGGGCCTGCTGATCTCAGCGTTCACCCGCACTCAAATTGCGGCGATCCTCGGCACCATGATCATCACCAGCCTGCCGACCATCCAGTTCTCCGGGCTGATCGTGCCGCGCTCGTCCCTGGAAGGCGCGGCCGCACTGATGGGCACGTTGTTTCCCGCCGGGCACTTTCTGGATATCGCGGTGGGCACCTTTACCAAGGCCCTCGACCTGCGCCAGTTGTGGCCGCAGTGCCTGGCGCTGTTCGGGTTTTTTGTCGGGTTCACCGGGCTGAGTTTGATCATGCTCAAGAAGCAGGAGGCCTGA
- a CDS encoding cell division protein ZapA: MSSSNSVTVQILDKEYSIICPQEERSNLVSAARYLDGKMREIRSSGKVIGADRIAVMAALNITHDLLHKQERPDVQANGSTREQVRDLLERVDLVLSTDSDAPKG, from the coding sequence ATGAGTTCAAGCAATAGCGTTACCGTGCAGATCCTCGACAAAGAATATTCGATCATCTGCCCCCAGGAAGAACGCAGCAACCTGGTAAGTGCTGCCCGCTACCTGGACGGCAAAATGCGTGAAATCCGCAGCAGCGGCAAAGTCATCGGTGCCGACCGCATCGCCGTGATGGCTGCGCTGAACATTACCCACGATCTGCTGCATAAGCAGGAACGGCCTGACGTTCAGGCCAACGGCTCAACGCGCGAGCAAGTGCGTGACCTGCTGGAACGCGTGGATCTGGTGCTTTCCACCGATTCAGACGCACCCAAGGGCTGA
- a CDS encoding flagellar basal body-associated protein FliL → MKAWILLMLALTLPMAAQAEEAKEGEAPKVSYYSLNPPFVGNYGLDGTTKLKVFKADIALRVTGPEALAAVKANEPLIRNQMVALFTQQTNEAMSTVEGKEKLRQEALKQTQQVMNDETGKPVVEDLLFNNLIIQ, encoded by the coding sequence GTGAAAGCGTGGATCCTGTTGATGCTCGCCCTGACCTTGCCGATGGCAGCCCAGGCCGAAGAAGCGAAAGAAGGCGAGGCGCCCAAGGTCAGCTATTACAGTCTGAACCCGCCCTTCGTGGGCAATTACGGCCTGGATGGCACAACGAAACTCAAGGTGTTCAAGGCCGACATCGCCTTGCGAGTGACTGGCCCCGAAGCCCTTGCCGCGGTCAAGGCCAACGAGCCATTGATTCGTAACCAGATGGTTGCGCTGTTCACCCAGCAGACCAACGAAGCCATGAGTACGGTCGAAGGCAAAGAAAAACTGCGCCAGGAAGCCTTGAAGCAAACCCAGCAAGTCATGAACGACGAAACCGGCAAGCCGGTGGTGGAAGACCTGTTGTTCAACAACTTGATCATCCAGTAA
- a CDS encoding HlyD family secretion protein: MSTNRHMSRLFAIALIALLLGAGGFGYWRSTQDRLPEGLSMGNGRLESTEVQIAAKIPGRLAEVRVDEGDKVLKGQLLARMDTRTLEAQRAQAEAEVLRAKENFAAAEANVQLRQSEQLLASQELRRTQELYKRGFASSQLIDQQQARQNTGNAAVIAAQAQVNAVKAAIGAAQAQVAQLTSEIDDSSLRAPIDGIIQLRLAEPGEVLGAGGRVLLLIDPNDQYMNLYLPASITGRLTVGSDARILLDALPQQPLPAKISFVADKSQFTPKEVETRDERQKLVFRVKLRLTQPSAVPQAKPGMPGAGYVRTADIDWPANLQ; the protein is encoded by the coding sequence ATGTCTACGAACCGCCATATGTCGCGCCTTTTCGCTATTGCCCTGATCGCCCTGTTGCTGGGTGCCGGCGGCTTCGGTTACTGGCGATCCACCCAAGACCGCCTGCCAGAAGGCTTGAGCATGGGCAATGGTCGCCTGGAATCCACCGAAGTGCAGATCGCCGCCAAGATCCCCGGGCGCCTGGCCGAAGTGCGCGTGGACGAAGGCGACAAGGTGCTCAAAGGCCAATTGCTGGCGCGCATGGACACCCGCACCCTCGAAGCCCAGCGCGCCCAGGCCGAAGCCGAAGTGCTGCGCGCCAAGGAAAACTTCGCCGCCGCCGAAGCCAACGTGCAGCTGCGCCAGAGTGAACAACTGCTGGCCAGCCAGGAACTCAGGCGCACCCAGGAACTGTATAAGCGCGGCTTCGCCAGCAGCCAGTTGATCGACCAGCAGCAAGCGCGTCAGAACACCGGCAACGCCGCCGTGATTGCCGCGCAAGCTCAGGTCAATGCGGTGAAAGCCGCCATTGGCGCGGCCCAGGCTCAGGTGGCCCAGCTCACCAGCGAAATCGACGACAGCAGCCTGCGTGCGCCCATCGACGGCATCATCCAGTTACGCCTGGCCGAGCCTGGCGAAGTGCTTGGCGCGGGTGGCCGAGTTTTGTTGCTGATTGATCCCAATGATCAGTACATGAACCTGTACCTGCCCGCGTCCATCACCGGTCGCCTGACCGTCGGCAGTGACGCACGCATCCTGCTCGACGCCCTGCCCCAGCAACCGCTGCCGGCGAAAATCAGCTTTGTCGCCGACAAATCGCAGTTCACGCCCAAGGAGGTCGAGACCCGCGACGAGCGTCAGAAGCTGGTGTTCCGCGTCAAGCTGCGGCTGACTCAACCCAGCGCCGTACCGCAAGCCAAGCCGGGCATGCCCGGCGCCGGCTACGTGCGCACGGCTGATATCGACTGGCCGGCCAACCTGCAATGA
- the pepP gene encoding Xaa-Pro aminopeptidase, whose amino-acid sequence MIHIPKAEYTRRRKALMAQMEPNSIAILPAAAVAIRNRDVEHVYRQDSDFQYLSGFPEPEAVIVLMPGRQHGEYVLFCRERNAERELWDGLRAGTEGAIRDFGADDAFPITDIDDILPGLIEGRDRVYSAMGSNAEFDRHVMEWINVIRSKAHLGAQPPNEFVALDHLLHDMRLYKSAAEVKVMREAARISCAAHVKAMQASRAGLYEFSLEAELDYEFRKGGAKMPAYGSIVAAGRNSCILHYQQNDAVLKDGDLVLIDAGCEIDCYASDITRTWPVNGRFSPEQKAIYEIVLASQEAAFAEIAPNKHWNQAHEATVKVITAGLVKLGLLQGDVDELIASEAYRAFYMHRAGHWLGMDVHDVGEYKVGGEWRVLEVGMALTVEPGIYISPDNQNVAKKWRGIGVRIEDDVVVTKQGCEILTGGVPKTVVEIEALMAAAR is encoded by the coding sequence ATGATCCATATCCCGAAAGCGGAATACACCCGTCGCCGCAAGGCGCTCATGGCGCAGATGGAACCCAACAGCATCGCGATTCTGCCGGCCGCTGCCGTGGCCATTCGCAATCGTGATGTCGAGCACGTCTACCGCCAGGACAGCGACTTCCAGTACCTGAGCGGTTTTCCCGAACCCGAAGCGGTGATCGTGCTGATGCCCGGTCGCCAGCATGGTGAGTACGTGCTGTTCTGCCGCGAACGCAACGCCGAACGCGAATTGTGGGACGGCCTGCGCGCCGGCACCGAAGGCGCGATCCGTGACTTTGGCGCCGACGATGCATTCCCCATCACCGACATCGACGACATCCTGCCCGGCCTGATTGAAGGCCGTGACCGGGTGTACTCGGCGATGGGCAGCAACGCCGAGTTCGACCGGCATGTGATGGAGTGGATCAACGTGATCCGCTCTAAAGCGCACCTGGGCGCCCAGCCGCCGAACGAATTTGTTGCCCTGGATCATCTGCTCCACGACATGCGCCTGTATAAATCGGCGGCAGAAGTGAAAGTGATGCGCGAGGCCGCGCGAATTTCCTGTGCGGCCCACGTGAAGGCCATGCAGGCCAGCCGCGCGGGGTTGTATGAATTCAGCCTGGAAGCCGAGCTGGATTACGAATTTCGCAAGGGCGGCGCGAAAATGCCGGCCTATGGCTCCATCGTCGCCGCCGGGCGCAACAGCTGCATCCTGCATTATCAGCAGAATGACGCGGTGCTAAAGGACGGCGACCTGGTGCTGATCGATGCCGGTTGCGAGATTGACTGCTACGCCAGCGACATCACCCGTACCTGGCCGGTCAACGGCAGGTTTTCGCCCGAGCAAAAAGCGATTTACGAGATTGTGCTGGCGTCCCAGGAAGCTGCCTTTGCCGAAATTGCGCCGAACAAACACTGGAACCAGGCCCATGAAGCGACGGTAAAAGTCATTACTGCCGGGCTGGTGAAGCTGGGGCTGTTGCAGGGCGATGTCGACGAGTTGATCGCCAGCGAAGCCTACCGTGCGTTTTATATGCACCGCGCCGGCCACTGGCTGGGCATGGATGTCCACGATGTGGGCGAGTACAAGGTCGGCGGCGAATGGCGCGTGCTGGAAGTCGGCATGGCGTTGACCGTGGAACCCGGCATTTATATTTCGCCGGACAACCAGAACGTAGCAAAGAAATGGCGTGGCATTGGCGTGCGCATCGAGGACGACGTGGTGGTGACCAAACAAGGCTGTGAAATTCTGACCGGCGGCGTGCCCAAGACGGTTGTCGAGATCGAAGCGCTGATGGCGGCTGCCCGATGA
- a CDS encoding EVE domain-containing protein: MAYWLMKSEPDELSINGLEKLGEARWDGVRNYQARNFLRAMAVGDEFFFYHSSCPEPGIAGIGKIIEAAYPDPTALEPDSHYFDAKASPEKNPWSAINVAHVKTFPKVLGLGYLKQQTALAELPLVQKGSRLSVMAVTPEQWATILNLL, translated from the coding sequence ATGGCCTACTGGCTGATGAAATCCGAGCCCGACGAACTTTCCATCAACGGCCTGGAAAAGCTCGGCGAAGCCCGCTGGGACGGGGTTCGCAACTACCAGGCGCGCAACTTCCTGCGAGCCATGGCGGTCGGTGATGAGTTTTTCTTCTACCACTCCAGCTGCCCCGAGCCCGGCATTGCCGGCATCGGCAAAATCATCGAAGCGGCCTACCCCGACCCCACTGCGCTGGAACCGGACAGCCACTATTTCGATGCAAAGGCCAGCCCGGAGAAAAACCCGTGGAGCGCGATCAACGTGGCACACGTTAAAACCTTCCCCAAGGTGCTGGGCCTGGGTTACCTGAAACAGCAAACCGCCCTCGCCGAACTGCCGCTGGTGCAAAAGGGCAGCCGGCTTTCGGTCATGGCGGTCACGCCTGAGCAGTGGGCCACGATCCTCAATTTGCTTTAA
- a CDS encoding 5-formyltetrahydrofolate cyclo-ligase — MTEPAPLSRPQLRRMLRKARRELTPSEQRKAAQGLYRQLAQQPLFRRARHISLYLPTDGEIDPRLLLRAAQRRGKATYLPVLSAWPRTKMVFQRVRPGEKLLPNRFRILEPRVNANRQRPVWALDLVLLPLVGFDDVGGRLGMGGGFYDRSLAYLARRQSWRKPTLLGLAHECQKVERLAQASWDVPLAGTVTDKQWYVAETSLESATP, encoded by the coding sequence ATGACCGAACCTGCGCCGCTTTCCCGCCCGCAACTTCGACGCATGTTGCGCAAGGCCCGCCGCGAGCTGACGCCGAGCGAACAGCGTAAGGCAGCCCAAGGCCTGTATCGGCAACTGGCACAGCAACCGCTGTTTCGCCGGGCCAGACATATCTCTTTGTATCTACCGACGGACGGCGAAATCGATCCGCGCTTGCTGCTGCGCGCCGCTCAGCGCCGGGGCAAGGCCACTTACCTGCCGGTGCTCAGTGCCTGGCCGCGAACCAAGATGGTGTTCCAGCGTGTGCGGCCTGGGGAGAAGTTGTTGCCCAATCGCTTTCGCATTCTTGAGCCGCGCGTGAATGCCAATCGCCAGCGCCCGGTATGGGCACTCGATCTCGTGCTGCTGCCGCTGGTGGGGTTCGATGATGTGGGTGGGCGCCTGGGCATGGGCGGCGGGTTTTATGACCGCAGCCTGGCCTACCTCGCCAGGCGCCAAAGCTGGCGCAAGCCGACGCTGCTGGGGCTGGCCCACGAATGTCAGAAAGTCGAGCGCCTGGCGCAGGCAAGCTGGGACGTGCCACTGGCGGGCACCGTCACCGATAAGCAGTGGTATGTCGCAGAAACGTCGCTGGAGTCAGCGACGCCTTGA